From the Hymenobacter yonginensis genome, one window contains:
- a CDS encoding TSUP family transporter, with amino-acid sequence MSLSSNNALPQPEPPPAVPDGNRLFPVFLKLEQLHVLLVGGGAVGFEKLSAMLANSPNAAITVVATWFGPELRVLAGQHPAVQLREQPYDPTHLVGHDLVIVATNDKALNLQIKADATRQRLLCNVADTPAACDFYLGSIVQKGDLKIAISTNGKSPTIAKRLREMLTHTLPDELHDVLQRMSQIREKVGGDFAHKVKSLNAVTAELTGGPAYESPAAARWRKIATGALLAFAAMLVFNILSYYFTWQQVWGAATHAETFWLFVAIGFGAQLIDGLLGMGYGVVTAISLMSLNIAPAAVSASIHTAEMFASGASGYHHYRFGNVNKRLFKVLLIPGVLGAITGAYLLSTFGEKYGSYVKPFLAAYLLLLGIRIISKAFVKPGPRKKHKKLGLLAAAGGFLDSFGGGGWGPLVTSTLIAGGRTPQYVIGSVSVTEFFVTFASAVTFFATLGISHWQIILGLIIGGVAAAPLAARLAGRLPVRWMFVGVGLMVIVWSLWALRKVFM; translated from the coding sequence ATGTCCCTTTCCTCCAACAACGCCCTGCCCCAGCCCGAGCCGCCGCCCGCGGTGCCCGATGGCAACCGGCTGTTTCCGGTGTTTCTGAAGCTGGAACAGCTGCACGTGCTGCTGGTGGGCGGCGGGGCCGTGGGCTTCGAGAAGCTCTCGGCCATGCTGGCCAATAGCCCCAACGCGGCCATTACAGTGGTGGCTACCTGGTTCGGGCCCGAGCTGCGGGTGCTGGCCGGCCAGCACCCCGCCGTGCAGCTGCGCGAGCAGCCTTACGACCCCACTCATTTGGTGGGCCACGACCTGGTGATTGTGGCTACCAACGATAAGGCGCTCAACCTGCAGATCAAGGCCGACGCCACGCGCCAGCGCCTGCTCTGCAACGTGGCCGATACGCCCGCCGCCTGCGACTTTTACCTGGGCTCCATCGTGCAGAAAGGCGACCTGAAAATTGCCATCAGCACCAACGGCAAGTCGCCCACCATTGCCAAGCGCCTGCGCGAAATGCTCACCCACACCCTCCCCGACGAGCTGCACGACGTGCTCCAGCGCATGTCGCAGATCCGGGAGAAGGTGGGCGGCGACTTTGCCCACAAAGTAAAATCCCTGAACGCCGTGACGGCCGAGCTGACCGGCGGGCCGGCCTACGAGTCGCCGGCCGCAGCGCGGTGGCGCAAGATTGCCACCGGGGCGCTGCTGGCCTTTGCGGCCATGCTGGTGTTCAATATTCTGAGCTACTACTTCACCTGGCAGCAGGTGTGGGGCGCAGCCACCCACGCCGAAACGTTCTGGCTGTTCGTGGCCATCGGCTTCGGCGCGCAGCTCATTGACGGGCTGCTGGGCATGGGCTACGGCGTGGTCACGGCCATCAGTTTGATGAGCCTGAACATTGCCCCGGCCGCCGTGAGTGCCAGCATCCATACCGCCGAGATGTTTGCCAGCGGAGCCTCGGGTTACCACCACTACCGCTTCGGCAACGTGAACAAGCGCCTGTTTAAAGTGCTGCTGATTCCGGGCGTGCTGGGCGCTATTACGGGCGCGTACCTGCTGTCCACCTTCGGCGAGAAATACGGCAGCTACGTGAAGCCGTTCCTGGCCGCGTACCTGCTGCTGCTCGGCATCCGCATCATCAGCAAGGCCTTCGTGAAGCCCGGGCCCCGCAAGAAGCACAAGAAACTGGGGCTGCTGGCCGCGGCCGGCGGCTTCCTCGATTCGTTTGGCGGGGGCGGCTGGGGGCCGCTGGTCACCAGCACGCTCATTGCCGGGGGCCGCACGCCGCAGTACGTGATTGGCTCGGTGAGCGTCACGGAGTTTTTTGTCACGTTTGCCAGCGCCGTTACGTTCTTCGCCACGCTGGGCATCTCGCACTGGCAGATTATCCTGGGCCTCATCATCGGGGGCGTGGCCGCCGCGCCGCTGGCCGCCCGCCTGGCCGGCCGCCTGCCCGTGCGCTGGATGTTCGTGGGCGTGGGCCTGATGGTGATTGTGTGGAGCCTGTGGGCGTTGCGCAAGGTGTTCATGTAA
- a CDS encoding DUF2490 domain-containing protein, with translation MLLLTRPLLAQKQYVREQQTWLGIFNQTRFSQHWGSWTDLHLRLHDHFVQASYQTVARVGLTYYLTDDVRLTGGYAYVHHYPDGARTVGQPEHRPWQQVQWFTKFPKARLMQWVRLEERFRRTIRQNERTDDFDFNYRTRYNAALFLPLTKRGFEPGGWQFLLNNEVMMNFGKEIRLNYFDQNRLFAGVVYPLNKHAQVQAGYMHLFQQLPAGSTYRNQHTIRVFYFHNFDLRPAAPAAPAPSPAP, from the coding sequence TTGCTGCTTCTGACCCGGCCTTTGCTGGCGCAGAAACAGTACGTGCGCGAGCAGCAGACGTGGCTGGGCATATTTAACCAAACCAGGTTTTCGCAACACTGGGGCAGCTGGACCGACCTGCACCTGCGCCTGCACGACCATTTCGTGCAGGCCAGCTACCAGACGGTGGCCCGCGTGGGCCTGACGTACTACCTCACCGATGACGTGCGCCTGACCGGGGGCTATGCCTACGTGCACCATTACCCCGACGGGGCCCGCACCGTGGGCCAGCCCGAGCACCGCCCCTGGCAGCAGGTGCAGTGGTTCACGAAGTTTCCGAAGGCCCGCCTGATGCAGTGGGTACGGCTGGAAGAACGATTCCGGCGCACTATTCGGCAGAATGAACGCACCGATGACTTTGATTTCAACTACCGCACCCGCTACAACGCGGCGCTGTTTCTGCCGCTTACCAAGCGGGGTTTTGAGCCCGGCGGCTGGCAGTTTCTGCTCAACAACGAGGTGATGATGAATTTCGGCAAGGAAATTCGGCTGAACTACTTCGACCAGAACCGGCTGTTTGCCGGCGTGGTGTACCCGCTCAACAAGCACGCACAAGTGCAGGCCGGCTACATGCATCTATTTCAGCAGCTGCCGGCCGGTAGCACCTACCGCAACCAGCACACCATCCGGGTTTTCTACTTCCACAACTTCGATTTACGCCCTGCGGCTCCGGCTGCTCCGGCACCCTCCCCAGCTCCCTGA
- the cobA gene encoding uroporphyrinogen-III C-methyltransferase, translated as MQTPRLTVLGAGPGDPELLTLKGARVLSEADVILYDALANRALLGHARPEAVLVPVGKRRGMRSHSQDDINALIVDYARHYGHVVRLKGGDPFVFGRGREEMLYAGAHGLLTDYVPGISSAVAAAGAAGIPVTHRGLSEGFRVITATTASGELAGSIREAARDARGTTVILMGLGELPRIVQAFCEQGHADTPAAIIQNGTLPHARLVTGPVAELPARAAAAEIGAPAIIIIGEVTRLATPEKLALLPELYAAVA; from the coding sequence ATGCAAACGCCCCGCCTTACGGTACTGGGTGCCGGCCCCGGCGACCCGGAGCTGCTCACGCTCAAAGGGGCGCGGGTGCTGTCGGAAGCCGATGTGATTCTGTACGACGCGCTGGCTAACCGTGCTTTGCTCGGGCACGCCCGCCCCGAGGCCGTGCTGGTGCCCGTGGGCAAGCGGCGCGGCATGCGCAGCCACTCGCAGGACGACATCAACGCCCTGATTGTGGACTACGCCCGCCACTACGGCCACGTGGTGCGCCTCAAGGGTGGCGACCCGTTTGTGTTCGGGCGCGGCCGGGAGGAAATGCTCTACGCCGGAGCCCACGGCCTGCTCACGGACTATGTGCCCGGCATCAGCAGCGCGGTGGCCGCGGCCGGGGCAGCGGGCATTCCCGTCACGCATCGGGGCTTGAGTGAAGGATTCCGGGTAATTACGGCTACCACCGCCTCCGGCGAGCTGGCCGGCAGCATCCGGGAAGCTGCCCGCGACGCCCGGGGCACCACCGTCATTCTGATGGGCCTGGGCGAGCTGCCGCGCATTGTGCAGGCTTTCTGCGAGCAGGGCCACGCCGATACGCCGGCCGCCATCATCCAGAACGGCACCCTGCCCCACGCCCGGCTGGTAACCGGCCCGGTTGCCGAGCTGCCCGCCCGCGCCGCCGCCGCCGAAATCGGCGCGCCGGCCATCATCATCATCGGCGAAGTAACCCGCCTAGCCACCCCGGAGAAGCTGGCGCTGCTGCCTGAACTGTACGCGGCAGTAGCCTGA
- a CDS encoding NADPH-dependent assimilatory sulfite reductase hemoprotein subunit, whose amino-acid sequence MADTPKLSEVEHVKAASNYLRGTLAESLVNPLTGALYPDDTHLIKFHGSYQQTDRDLDSERKRQKLEPLYSLMIRVRVPGGIASPAQWLRMDELADEYGNHTLKLTTRQAFQLHGVLKSDLKKTIQGFNEALLDSIAGCGDVNRNVMCNPNPHESPLHAAVYEVSKQISAHLTPRTSAYWDLWLNGEPQFTSAPNEGEQQDAEPIYGKTYLPRKFKIALAIPPYNDTDIFANDLGLIAIEEQGQLVGFNVAVGGGMGMTFGMPDTYPRLADIIGFVPADKVVDTCEKIVTIQRDWGNRENRKFSRLKYTVDRVGLDVFKQELDQRLGFPVEPARPYQFRSSGDAYGWSIQADGRAHLTLFVEGGRILDRDGYALKTALREIAAFHTGDFRLTGNQNLIIANIAPEHRLSVQAVLQQHGVAIEAGKEYTALRRGALACVALPTCTLAFAEAERYLPELLDRLDRVIRQQGLAQDDILLRMTGCPNGCARPYLGEIGLVGRAVGRYNLYLGAAFNGERMNKLYKEMLDEDGIVQELTPLLADYAQNRQPQERFGDFVIRQGYVQPTESGLTFHE is encoded by the coding sequence ATGGCTGATACCCCCAAACTTTCCGAAGTCGAGCACGTCAAGGCAGCCAGCAACTACCTGCGCGGCACCCTGGCCGAAAGCCTCGTGAACCCGCTCACCGGCGCCCTCTACCCCGACGACACTCACCTGATCAAGTTCCACGGCTCCTACCAGCAAACCGACCGGGACCTGGACTCGGAGCGCAAGCGTCAGAAGCTGGAGCCGCTGTATTCGCTCATGATTCGGGTGCGGGTGCCGGGCGGCATTGCCTCGCCCGCGCAGTGGCTGCGCATGGATGAGCTGGCCGATGAGTACGGCAACCACACGCTCAAACTCACCACCCGCCAGGCCTTCCAACTGCACGGCGTACTCAAGAGCGACCTGAAAAAGACCATCCAGGGCTTCAACGAGGCCCTGCTCGACAGCATTGCGGGCTGCGGCGACGTGAACCGCAACGTGATGTGCAACCCCAATCCGCACGAGAGCCCCCTGCACGCGGCCGTGTACGAGGTGTCGAAGCAGATCAGCGCCCATCTTACGCCCCGCACCTCGGCCTACTGGGATTTGTGGCTGAATGGGGAACCGCAGTTCACCAGCGCGCCCAACGAGGGCGAGCAGCAGGACGCCGAGCCCATTTACGGCAAAACCTACCTGCCCCGCAAGTTCAAGATTGCCCTGGCCATTCCGCCCTACAACGACACCGACATCTTCGCCAACGACCTGGGCCTGATTGCCATTGAGGAGCAAGGCCAGCTGGTAGGCTTCAACGTGGCCGTGGGCGGCGGCATGGGCATGACGTTCGGCATGCCCGACACCTACCCCCGCCTGGCCGACATCATCGGCTTCGTGCCTGCCGACAAGGTGGTGGACACCTGCGAGAAAATCGTGACGATTCAGCGCGACTGGGGCAACCGGGAAAACCGCAAGTTCTCCCGCCTCAAGTACACCGTGGACCGCGTGGGCCTCGACGTGTTCAAACAGGAGCTGGACCAGCGTCTGGGCTTCCCGGTGGAGCCCGCCCGCCCCTACCAGTTCCGCAGCTCCGGCGACGCCTACGGCTGGTCCATCCAGGCCGATGGCCGGGCCCACCTCACGCTGTTCGTGGAAGGCGGCCGCATCCTCGACCGGGACGGCTACGCGCTCAAAACCGCTTTGCGCGAAATTGCCGCCTTCCACACCGGCGACTTCCGCCTCACTGGCAACCAGAACCTGATCATCGCCAACATTGCCCCTGAGCACCGGCTAAGCGTGCAGGCGGTGCTGCAGCAGCACGGCGTAGCCATCGAGGCCGGCAAGGAATACACGGCCCTGCGGCGCGGGGCGCTGGCCTGCGTGGCCCTGCCCACCTGCACGCTGGCCTTCGCGGAGGCCGAGCGGTATCTTCCGGAATTATTGGATAGATTGGACCGGGTAATTCGCCAACAGGGTCTGGCTCAGGACGATATTCTGCTGCGGATGACGGGCTGCCCCAACGGCTGCGCCCGCCCCTACCTCGGCGAAATCGGGCTGGTTGGCCGGGCCGTGGGCCGCTACAACCTGTACCTCGGTGCCGCTTTCAACGGGGAGCGGATGAACAAGCTCTACAAGGAAATGCTGGACGAAGACGGCATCGTGCAGGAGCTCACGCCCCTGCTCGCCGACTACGCCCAGAACCGCCAGCCCCAGGAGCGGTTTGGTGATTTCGTCATCCGCCAGGGCTACGTGCAGCCCACCGAAAGCGGCCTGACGTTTCACGAGTAA
- a CDS encoding TonB-dependent receptor has translation MKHLLSSSLLVPALVAASATGLHAQEALISVSGTVREKTTGEPLPGVSVIVKGGTTGTLSDGNGQFALKAKLRFPFTLVFNTLGYESRELEIASGSQPISVQLESKAVSMNEVVVSASRVEESRLTSPVAIEKLDIRAIKETPAPSFYDALENVKGVQMTTSSLTFKVPNTRGFNIPNNFRFMQLVDGVDMQAATLGVPLGNAIGPTELDVASVEITPGAASALYGMNAINGMANLTTKSPFNYQGLSVYQKVGVNHVDGKDRDPSVLTETAVRWAQSLGASGRWAYKVNGSFLRGTDWLANTQNDQNPQNLASANPRFPELSGANNPAADLWNRYGDDNAGNVSITIPYNGRNETFNVRRTGYYERDLTNPIVRNIKADASLHYKLTDKLELSYGYRFGLMDGVFQRGNKIQLDGVTVQNHKVELKGENFTARAYMLVENTGNSYNLNPLALNLDLQNGSNAAWGTKFRTELQSQLSGGTPLAQAMQQARTVADAGRAVPGTPAFDALKAQIVKTNNWDSGVNVPGAPIPGGAALTQRSRTYHTDAIWHLGPRVKFADVLLGADARLYEVIPDGNNFVDFSRPLTERTQPGGQNQYYKKIGGFGQATKRLLQDRLKLTASLRLDYNPEFNPKLNPRVAAVYTAGGLHNFRASYQNGWRFPSLFEALSFVNNGNVRRVGGLARVNEGLNYLDNSYTLASISQFNAAVNAYVAANAGTTASQAALRPEIRGVLQVGNLPTEQPEQINAYEVGYRSVLLDNRLSIDADAYVNIYSGFLGQVEVSVPKNAAGQQVQVGSDDAVLAALNSNRAARQDRYRVYTNARNNYRSYGSTLGVTYNFYQKYTLGGNVNYNALSANNAPDIFVTGFNTPHWVTNVSFGNREIVRNVGFNVVWRHQSTFYWESPLANGRVPAYQTVDAQVNVRVPALKTTIKAGGANLFNNRYYQYAAGPTIGGLYYVALTFDNTVLR, from the coding sequence ATGAAACATCTTCTTTCCTCTTCCTTACTAGTCCCGGCGCTGGTTGCAGCCAGCGCCACCGGCCTGCACGCCCAAGAGGCCCTGATTTCGGTGAGCGGCACCGTGCGCGAAAAAACTACCGGCGAGCCGCTGCCGGGCGTGAGCGTTATTGTGAAGGGCGGCACCACCGGCACGCTCAGCGACGGTAACGGCCAGTTTGCCCTGAAAGCCAAGCTTCGGTTCCCGTTTACGCTGGTGTTCAACACGCTGGGCTACGAGTCGCGGGAGCTGGAAATTGCCAGCGGCAGCCAGCCCATCAGCGTGCAGCTGGAGTCGAAGGCCGTGTCGATGAACGAGGTGGTGGTGTCAGCGTCGCGGGTGGAGGAAAGCCGGCTGACCTCGCCGGTGGCCATTGAGAAGCTCGACATCCGGGCCATCAAGGAAACACCGGCCCCCAGCTTTTATGACGCGCTGGAAAACGTGAAGGGCGTGCAGATGACCACCAGCTCGCTCACGTTCAAAGTGCCCAACACCCGCGGCTTCAACATCCCCAACAACTTCCGCTTTATGCAGCTGGTGGACGGGGTGGATATGCAGGCGGCCACGTTGGGCGTGCCGCTGGGCAACGCCATCGGGCCCACCGAGCTGGACGTGGCTTCGGTGGAAATTACGCCCGGCGCGGCCTCGGCCCTGTACGGTATGAACGCCATCAACGGCATGGCCAACCTCACCACCAAAAGCCCCTTCAACTACCAGGGCCTGAGCGTGTACCAGAAGGTGGGCGTCAACCACGTGGACGGCAAAGACCGGGACCCGAGCGTGCTGACGGAAACGGCCGTGCGCTGGGCCCAGAGCCTGGGCGCTTCGGGCCGCTGGGCCTATAAGGTGAACGGCAGCTTCCTGCGCGGCACCGACTGGCTGGCCAACACCCAAAACGACCAGAACCCGCAGAACCTGGCCTCGGCCAACCCGCGCTTCCCGGAGCTGAGCGGGGCCAACAACCCCGCCGCCGACCTCTGGAACCGCTACGGCGACGACAACGCCGGCAACGTGAGCATCACCATTCCCTACAACGGCCGCAACGAAACCTTCAACGTGCGCCGCACGGGCTACTACGAGCGGGACCTCACCAACCCCATCGTGCGCAACATCAAGGCCGATGCCAGCCTGCACTACAAGCTCACCGACAAGCTGGAGCTGAGCTACGGCTACCGGTTCGGGCTGATGGACGGCGTGTTTCAGCGCGGCAACAAGATTCAGCTCGACGGCGTGACGGTGCAGAACCACAAGGTGGAGCTGAAGGGTGAGAACTTCACGGCCCGGGCCTATATGCTGGTCGAAAACACCGGCAACTCCTACAACCTCAACCCGCTGGCCCTGAACCTGGACCTGCAGAACGGCTCCAACGCCGCCTGGGGCACGAAGTTCCGAACGGAGCTGCAAAGCCAGCTGAGCGGCGGCACCCCGCTGGCCCAGGCCATGCAGCAGGCCCGCACCGTGGCCGATGCCGGCCGCGCCGTGCCCGGTACACCTGCCTTCGACGCCCTGAAAGCCCAGATTGTGAAAACCAACAACTGGGACAGCGGCGTGAACGTGCCCGGCGCGCCCATCCCGGGCGGGGCCGCCCTCACCCAGCGCAGCCGCACCTACCACACCGACGCCATCTGGCACCTGGGCCCCCGGGTGAAATTTGCCGATGTGCTGCTGGGGGCCGATGCCCGCCTGTATGAGGTGATTCCGGACGGCAACAACTTCGTGGATTTCAGCCGCCCGCTCACCGAGCGCACCCAGCCCGGCGGCCAGAACCAGTACTACAAGAAAATCGGGGGCTTCGGGCAGGCCACCAAGCGCCTGCTGCAGGACCGCCTGAAGCTCACCGCCTCGCTGCGCCTGGACTATAACCCCGAGTTCAACCCCAAGCTGAACCCGCGGGTGGCGGCGGTGTACACGGCCGGCGGCCTGCACAACTTCCGGGCTTCGTACCAGAACGGCTGGCGCTTCCCGTCGCTGTTTGAGGCGCTGTCGTTTGTGAACAACGGCAATGTGCGCCGGGTGGGCGGTCTGGCCCGGGTGAACGAGGGCCTGAACTACCTCGACAATTCCTACACGCTGGCGTCTATTTCGCAGTTCAACGCCGCCGTGAATGCCTACGTGGCCGCCAACGCCGGCACCACCGCCAGCCAGGCCGCCCTGCGCCCCGAAATCCGGGGCGTGCTGCAAGTCGGCAACCTGCCCACCGAGCAGCCCGAGCAAATCAACGCCTACGAAGTAGGCTACCGCAGCGTGCTGCTGGATAACCGCCTCTCCATCGACGCCGACGCATACGTGAACATCTACTCCGGCTTCCTGGGCCAAGTGGAGGTGAGCGTGCCCAAAAACGCCGCCGGCCAGCAGGTGCAGGTGGGTTCCGACGATGCCGTGCTGGCCGCCCTCAACAGCAACCGCGCCGCCCGCCAGGACCGGTACCGGGTGTATACCAATGCCCGCAACAACTACCGCAGCTACGGCTCCACGCTGGGCGTTACCTACAACTTCTACCAGAAGTACACCCTGGGCGGCAACGTGAACTACAACGCCCTGTCGGCCAACAACGCCCCCGACATCTTCGTGACGGGCTTCAACACCCCGCACTGGGTCACCAACGTGAGCTTCGGCAACCGCGAAATTGTGCGCAACGTGGGCTTCAACGTGGTGTGGCGTCACCAGAGCACCTTCTACTGGGAAAGCCCCCTGGCCAACGGCCGCGTGCCCGCCTACCAAACCGTGGATGCCCAGGTGAACGTGCGTGTGCCCGCCCTCAAAACCACCATCAAGGCCGGCGGGGCCAACCTCTTCAACAACCGCTACTACCAGTACGCCGCCGGCCCCACCATCGGGGGCCTGTACTACGTGGCGTTGACTTTTGACAACACCGTGCTACGGTAA
- a CDS encoding assimilatory sulfite reductase (NADPH) flavoprotein subunit, protein MSLLSASPTLPIGLDDQALQQLAASLTSQQLVWLSGYLYGRAGAAAPPIAAVAPAPAVVEAAAASRLTILFGSQTGNSKKAAGLVAEAARRRGLQPQVRDMNDYPTKDLKTEQLLLVVVSTQGEGDPPIAAEELHQFLLSSRAPKLPDLQYAVLALGDKSYLQFCQTGFEFDQRLAELGGRRLVERLDCDVTFEDETRQWAEQVLSRIAELQPAPAPVTAGATVAAPVVAVVGAGYAPEVAPLPAAVEYNARNPFGAELLEKIQLNGRGSTKETYHLEFSLADSGLTYEPCDALMVQPRNRPTLVQEVLQAARLAEAAPVRLEAEELDLTTVLTERLELSVITRDVLERYAAVAPQYPRLREILADTAGLGTYLYGRDVADLLTEFPVELSGQQLAAVLRPLPARAYSIASSLLAHPEEVHLTVGAVRYETHGRAKHGACSGYQADYLSLGDTARVWVDRNEYFKLPPNAATDIIMVGPGTGVAPFRAFVEERAETGATGRNWLVFGNPHFTTDFLYQTEWQQHLKRGTLDRLDVAFSRDQAQKLYVQHRLLEQSRRVYEQLENGACFYVCGDKSRMAHDVQQALRQIIQQESGHDADYAAEYLRQLKKSRRFLEDVY, encoded by the coding sequence ATGTCTCTTCTTTCAGCTTCCCCCACGCTTCCCATTGGCCTCGACGACCAGGCGCTGCAGCAGCTGGCAGCGAGCCTCACCTCCCAGCAGCTGGTGTGGCTGAGCGGCTACTTGTACGGCCGCGCCGGCGCGGCAGCGCCCCCCATTGCGGCCGTGGCCCCGGCTCCGGCGGTGGTGGAAGCAGCCGCGGCTAGTCGGCTCACCATCCTGTTTGGCTCCCAGACCGGCAACAGCAAGAAAGCCGCCGGCCTAGTGGCCGAGGCGGCCCGCCGCCGGGGCCTGCAGCCGCAGGTGCGCGACATGAACGACTACCCCACCAAAGACCTCAAAACCGAGCAGTTGCTATTGGTGGTGGTGAGCACCCAGGGGGAAGGCGACCCACCCATTGCGGCCGAGGAGCTGCACCAGTTCCTGCTCAGCAGCCGCGCACCCAAGCTGCCCGACCTCCAGTACGCCGTGCTGGCCCTGGGCGACAAAAGCTACCTGCAGTTCTGCCAGACCGGCTTCGAGTTCGACCAGCGCCTGGCCGAGCTGGGTGGCCGCCGCCTTGTGGAGCGGCTGGACTGCGACGTGACCTTCGAGGACGAAACCCGCCAGTGGGCCGAGCAGGTGCTCAGCCGCATTGCCGAGCTGCAGCCCGCCCCGGCCCCCGTAACGGCCGGCGCAACCGTGGCCGCGCCGGTGGTGGCGGTAGTGGGTGCGGGCTACGCGCCGGAAGTGGCCCCGCTGCCCGCCGCCGTGGAGTACAACGCCCGCAACCCTTTCGGGGCGGAGCTGCTGGAAAAGATTCAGCTCAACGGCCGGGGCTCTACCAAGGAAACCTACCACCTGGAGTTTTCCTTGGCTGATTCGGGTCTGACCTACGAGCCCTGCGACGCCCTGATGGTGCAGCCCCGCAACCGCCCCACGCTGGTGCAGGAGGTGCTGCAGGCTGCCCGCCTAGCCGAAGCCGCCCCCGTGCGCCTCGAAGCTGAGGAGCTGGACCTGACCACCGTCCTCACCGAGCGGCTGGAGCTGTCGGTTATCACCCGCGACGTGCTGGAGCGCTACGCCGCCGTGGCCCCGCAGTACCCGCGCCTCCGCGAAATTCTGGCTGATACGGCCGGGCTGGGCACTTACCTCTACGGCCGCGACGTGGCCGATTTGCTGACCGAGTTTCCGGTGGAGCTGTCAGGGCAACAGCTGGCGGCGGTGCTGCGGCCGTTGCCGGCCCGGGCCTACTCTATTGCCTCGTCGCTGCTGGCGCACCCCGAGGAAGTGCACCTGACGGTGGGGGCCGTGCGCTACGAAACCCACGGCCGCGCCAAGCACGGGGCCTGCTCCGGCTACCAGGCCGACTACCTCAGCCTCGGCGACACGGCCCGGGTGTGGGTGGACCGCAACGAGTACTTCAAGCTGCCGCCGAACGCCGCCACTGACATTATAATGGTGGGCCCCGGCACCGGGGTAGCGCCCTTCCGGGCCTTTGTGGAAGAACGGGCCGAAACCGGCGCTACCGGCCGCAACTGGCTGGTGTTCGGCAACCCCCACTTCACCACCGACTTCCTGTACCAGACCGAGTGGCAGCAGCACCTCAAGCGCGGCACCCTCGACCGCCTCGACGTGGCCTTTTCCCGCGACCAGGCCCAGAAGCTCTACGTGCAGCACCGCCTGCTGGAACAGAGCCGCCGCGTGTACGAGCAGCTCGAAAACGGGGCCTGCTTCTACGTGTGCGGTGACAAATCCCGCATGGCCCACGACGTGCAGCAGGCCCTGCGCCAGATCATCCAGCAGGAAAGCGGCCACGATGCCGACTACGCCGCCGAGTACCTGCGCCAGCTCAAAAAGTCGCGCCGGTTTTTGGAGGATGTGTACTAA
- a CDS encoding DUF6134 family protein: protein MSGRGFQLSLLGALFSLAGAARAQTPAARPAPPETRRYAIEVAGVRVGTMTATRAPQTATTDAVFTLTSDVKVNFLVYNLKIYYQVVNRVRNGQLLLSTVEAHTNQGDFASRTEWKGDHYDIVADQYKHHYRATEKQPIRYTVTDMFFGEPQGQTRAFAEYFGDFFAVQRTASGKYKAERDGREDEYQYANGELVMLIKKNPLKNFIIRFVPK from the coding sequence ATGAGTGGGCGTGGTTTTCAACTGAGCCTGCTAGGTGCGTTGTTCAGTCTGGCTGGAGCTGCCCGGGCGCAAACTCCGGCGGCGCGACCCGCGCCGCCGGAAACACGGCGCTACGCTATTGAGGTGGCCGGCGTACGCGTAGGCACCATGACGGCCACCCGCGCCCCGCAAACCGCCACTACCGACGCCGTATTCACGCTCACGAGCGACGTGAAGGTGAATTTTCTGGTCTATAACCTGAAGATCTACTACCAGGTGGTGAACCGGGTGCGCAACGGCCAGTTGCTGCTTTCCACGGTGGAAGCCCACACCAACCAGGGCGACTTTGCCTCGCGCACCGAGTGGAAGGGCGACCATTACGACATCGTGGCCGACCAGTACAAGCACCACTACCGCGCCACCGAAAAGCAGCCGATCCGCTACACCGTCACGGATATGTTTTTCGGAGAGCCGCAAGGGCAGACGCGCGCCTTCGCAGAGTACTTCGGCGACTTTTTCGCGGTGCAGCGCACGGCCAGCGGCAAGTATAAGGCGGAGCGCGACGGCCGCGAAGACGAGTATCAGTACGCGAATGGCGAGCTGGTCATGCTCATCAAGAAGAACCCGCTGAAGAACTTCATTATCCGGTTTGTGCCGAAATAG